A region of Mesorhizobium sp. AR02 DNA encodes the following proteins:
- a CDS encoding sarcosine oxidase subunit gamma, with product MAKAAAKKATTTASPSVERRPALAGCTVSATGVKVEVLPPAERISLRAPEASVAALSKALGLTLPKKPKTSASKAGRTALWLGPDEWLVIDEAGKDPLADCAAVTALHSAVGISHRNIAISVAGPAAEAAVNSGCPQDLSLDAFPVGAASRTILGKAEIVLLRTADDAFRVECWRSFSDYVFTFLSEGARDAAG from the coding sequence ATGGCTAAGGCTGCCGCGAAAAAAGCAACAACCACCGCATCGCCTTCGGTCGAGCGCCGCCCGGCACTGGCTGGATGCACCGTCTCCGCGACGGGTGTCAAGGTCGAGGTGCTGCCGCCGGCGGAGCGCATCTCGCTGCGCGCGCCGGAGGCTTCGGTCGCGGCGCTTTCGAAGGCACTTGGCCTGACCTTGCCGAAGAAGCCGAAGACTTCGGCATCGAAGGCAGGGCGCACCGCTCTGTGGCTTGGCCCCGACGAATGGCTTGTCATCGACGAGGCCGGCAAAGACCCGCTCGCCGACTGTGCCGCAGTCACCGCGCTGCATTCGGCGGTCGGCATCTCGCATCGCAACATTGCGATATCAGTCGCCGGTCCGGCGGCCGAAGCCGCGGTCAATTCGGGTTGCCCGCAGGACCTGTCGCTCGACGCCTTCCCGGTAGGCGCGGCCTCGCGCACTATCCTCGGCAAGGCCGAGATCGTGCTGTTGCGCACGGCCGACGATGCCTTCCGGGTCGAATGCTGGCGTTCCTTCTCGGACTATGTCTTTACTTTCCTGTCCGAGGGGGCCCGCGACGCGGCTGGCTGA
- a CDS encoding ThuA domain-containing protein, protein MPIKAVVWGENVHEQTNAAVRDLYPLTMHGTIAAALNQDKGIEATTATLQEPEHGLSEKRLAATDVLLWWGHAAHGEVKDEIVERVQKRVWEGMGLIVLHSGHYSKIFKRLMGTPCSLKWREAGERERVWAINRSHPIAQGIGECLEIGETEMYGEPFAVPEPLETVFVSWYEGGEVFRSGLTYQRGAGRIFYFSPGHETYPIYHNAGVQQVLRNAVHWAHNPAPAWSGITNAPNVPTDKAKEKIVQKGLRLHADGDKGLS, encoded by the coding sequence ATGCCGATAAAAGCTGTTGTCTGGGGCGAGAACGTCCATGAGCAGACCAATGCCGCCGTGCGTGACCTCTATCCCTTGACCATGCATGGTACCATCGCGGCCGCGCTCAACCAGGACAAGGGCATCGAGGCGACCACCGCCACCTTGCAGGAGCCCGAGCACGGCCTGAGCGAGAAGCGCCTGGCCGCCACCGATGTGCTGCTGTGGTGGGGCCATGCGGCGCATGGCGAGGTCAAGGACGAGATCGTCGAGCGCGTGCAGAAGCGGGTCTGGGAAGGCATGGGGCTGATCGTGCTGCATTCCGGCCATTACTCGAAGATCTTCAAGCGGCTGATGGGCACGCCCTGTTCGCTGAAGTGGCGCGAGGCGGGCGAGCGCGAGCGTGTCTGGGCGATCAACCGCAGCCATCCGATCGCGCAAGGCATCGGCGAATGCCTGGAAATCGGCGAGACGGAAATGTATGGCGAACCGTTTGCGGTGCCGGAGCCGCTGGAGACGGTGTTTGTCTCCTGGTACGAGGGCGGCGAGGTGTTCCGCTCGGGGCTGACCTACCAGCGCGGCGCAGGCCGCATCTTCTATTTCTCACCCGGCCACGAGACCTATCCGATCTATCACAATGCGGGCGTGCAGCAGGTGCTGCGCAACGCCGTGCACTGGGCGCACAATCCGGCACCCGCATGGTCCGGCATCACCAATGCGCCGAACGTGCCGACGGACAAGGCCAAGGAGAAGATCGTCCAGAAGGGCCTGCGCCTGCATGCCGACGGCGACAAGGGATTGAGTTGA
- a CDS encoding Gfo/Idh/MocA family protein, giving the protein MHRLLLLGTGWIAGHHIEEFAKVPGCSIVACVDQLPGRAAAFAAANEIGVSFESLEAAIAWGDFDAAINATPDGVHKATTLALLAAGKHVFCEKPLAPNHADALAMTEAAEAAGLVNMVNLTYRNSPAIQEARRLVLAGAIGELRHVEASYKQSWLVSKSWGDWRVEDKWLWRLSSRHGSTGVLGDVGIHILDFATYGAAQDIVSLHADLVTFPKAEGDRIGDYVLDANDSVAMTARLTSGALATIMASRYTTGHGNDLSLTLHGTKGALKVETDGKAARLSACLGEDVDVQLWRELALPDVKRNAQRFVDSLDAGQNGDPSFRRAADMQRLIDAAFESSAARLPVSIG; this is encoded by the coding sequence ATGCATCGCCTGCTCTTGCTCGGCACCGGCTGGATCGCCGGACATCATATCGAAGAGTTCGCAAAGGTTCCTGGCTGCAGCATCGTCGCCTGTGTCGATCAACTGCCTGGCCGCGCGGCGGCGTTTGCCGCTGCCAACGAGATCGGCGTTTCTTTCGAGAGCCTTGAAGCGGCGATCGCCTGGGGCGATTTCGACGCCGCCATCAACGCGACGCCGGACGGTGTGCACAAGGCGACGACGTTGGCGCTGCTTGCCGCGGGAAAACATGTCTTTTGTGAAAAGCCGCTGGCGCCGAACCATGCCGATGCGCTTGCCATGACCGAAGCGGCCGAGGCCGCCGGCCTCGTCAACATGGTCAATCTCACCTACCGCAATTCACCGGCGATCCAGGAAGCACGGCGTCTGGTGTTGGCGGGCGCGATCGGCGAATTGCGCCATGTCGAGGCGAGCTACAAGCAGAGCTGGCTGGTCAGCAAATCCTGGGGTGACTGGCGCGTCGAGGACAAATGGCTGTGGCGCCTGTCGAGCCGGCACGGTTCGACGGGGGTTCTGGGCGATGTCGGCATCCACATCCTGGACTTCGCCACCTATGGAGCGGCCCAGGACATCGTCAGCCTGCACGCCGATCTGGTGACGTTTCCGAAGGCCGAGGGCGATCGGATCGGCGACTATGTGCTGGACGCCAATGACAGTGTGGCGATGACGGCACGGCTGACATCCGGCGCGTTGGCGACGATCATGGCGAGCCGCTACACAACCGGCCATGGCAATGATTTGTCGCTGACGCTGCATGGCACCAAAGGAGCGCTCAAGGTCGAGACCGATGGCAAGGCAGCGCGGCTGTCGGCGTGCCTGGGAGAGGACGTCGATGTTCAGCTCTGGCGGGAGCTAGCCCTGCCGGATGTCAAGCGCAACGCCCAGCGTTTTGTCGACTCGCTGGATGCCGGGCAGAACGGCGACCCGTCCTTCCGGCGCGCCGCCGACATGCAGAGGCTGATCGACGCGGCCTTTGAAAGTTCAGCGGCCAGACTGCCGGTCTCGATCGGCTGA